The following coding sequences lie in one Gemmatimonadaceae bacterium genomic window:
- a CDS encoding DUF4384 domain-containing protein, protein MLSGLLVPLMLAGAATGGPPAPARANAADPTPSVRVTLDRSVYQRGDQAHVQVDVRDDGYLVVFQVSPSGQVQVLFPIDPTDDDMVHGGKSYEIVGRDGGSAFTVSSNDSGNGMVYAAWSAQAFQFDDFQRDGHWDYTVIGDSAMATDPETGLTNLVGRMATAHFDYDLASYSTQQVVAYARPNYYMYQDYGYDPFYDPWYDPYFYGYGPFYGGFITIGFGDPFFFRPFFTPFPRSVFFPRPFFSRPFFACFDCGGFGRPFTPFRFKGGFPGGRTVVGVQYRPRTGFGATGFARSPGARFAGMSFGGVHALNRGALRPGDGVGGRRVPTSLRMPNGGTRMDGPTVFGPGRRPTFTGSRSIPSRPRFEPTMRPTEPFRGTAQPRGRVAEPFHGTSQPRGRVVEPPTRVNAPRGRPFEATPERSGFQRGTRVEPAERVPAPRMESPRAEPPRMQAPRMQSPRFEGARSMPRMEAPRAAEPRMSAPRESAPRMSAPRMSAPRMSAPRMSAPRGGGGGGWHGGGGGGGGHHHR, encoded by the coding sequence ATGCTCTCCGGTTTACTGGTTCCTTTGATGCTTGCTGGCGCCGCGACGGGCGGACCTCCGGCGCCGGCCCGCGCCAACGCTGCCGACCCAACTCCGTCGGTGCGCGTGACGCTCGATCGCAGCGTGTACCAACGAGGCGATCAGGCACATGTGCAAGTCGACGTGCGCGACGATGGTTACTTGGTGGTCTTCCAGGTTTCGCCGAGCGGACAGGTTCAGGTGCTGTTCCCGATCGATCCGACCGACGACGACATGGTGCACGGCGGCAAGAGCTACGAGATCGTGGGCCGCGATGGCGGGAGCGCGTTCACCGTGTCGTCGAACGATTCGGGCAACGGGATGGTCTACGCCGCGTGGTCGGCGCAGGCGTTCCAGTTCGACGACTTCCAGCGCGACGGCCATTGGGACTACACGGTGATCGGCGACAGCGCGATGGCCACCGATCCGGAGACGGGCCTAACGAACCTCGTCGGCCGCATGGCGACGGCGCACTTCGACTATGACCTGGCGTCGTACAGCACACAGCAGGTCGTGGCGTACGCGCGGCCTAACTACTACATGTACCAGGATTATGGGTACGATCCGTTCTATGATCCGTGGTACGATCCGTATTTCTACGGCTACGGGCCGTTCTACGGCGGCTTTATCACGATCGGCTTCGGGGATCCGTTCTTCTTCCGGCCGTTCTTCACGCCGTTCCCGCGCTCGGTGTTCTTCCCGCGGCCGTTCTTCAGCCGTCCGTTCTTCGCGTGCTTCGATTGCGGCGGTTTCGGTCGTCCGTTCACCCCGTTCCGGTTCAAGGGCGGTTTCCCGGGCGGCAGGACGGTGGTGGGCGTTCAGTACCGTCCGCGCACAGGGTTCGGCGCGACCGGCTTCGCGCGGTCGCCTGGCGCGCGTTTCGCCGGCATGTCCTTTGGCGGCGTGCATGCGCTGAACCGCGGCGCCTTGCGTCCCGGGGATGGAGTGGGTGGCCGGCGTGTGCCGACGTCGCTGCGCATGCCTAACGGCGGCACGCGCATGGACGGACCGACGGTGTTCGGGCCGGGTCGTCGTCCGACCTTCACCGGTTCGCGATCGATTCCGAGCCGGCCGCGGTTCGAGCCGACGATGCGCCCGACGGAGCCGTTCCGTGGGACCGCGCAGCCGCGTGGCCGGGTCGCGGAGCCGTTCCATGGTACGTCGCAGCCGCGCGGGCGGGTCGTTGAGCCTCCGACGCGGGTGAACGCGCCGCGCGGCCGTCCGTTCGAAGCAACGCCGGAGCGTTCGGGTTTCCAGCGTGGTACGCGGGTGGAGCCGGCGGAGCGCGTTCCGGCGCCGCGGATGGAATCGCCACGCGCGGAGCCGCCGCGGATGCAAGCGCCCCGTATGCAGTCGCCGCGCTTCGAGGGTGCGCGCTCGATGCCGCGGATGGAAGCGCCACGAGCGGCCGAGCCGCGTATGTCGGCGCCGCGTGAATCGGCGCCCCGCATGTCGGCGCCGCGGATGTCTGCGCCGAGAATGTCTGCGCCGCGGATGTCGGCACCTCGCGGTGGCGGCGGCGGCGGTTGGCACGGTGGTGGCGGCGGTGGTGGTGGACACCACCACCGGTAA
- a CDS encoding ABC transporter ATP-binding protein, which translates to MASLKSLFGGARHEIPAASEMQPDAPAADLMLISTRNIDKSYPVGNGQVFVLRRVSIDVKPGEFVSIMGPSGAGKSTILSVVGMLDSAWTGEFWFLGHPVHTYTIKERVALNKQYIGFVFQQYHLIDDLTVAENLDIPLSYRNIKKSEREAMVADTLDRFQIVGKKDLYPRQLSGGQQQLVAVARAVIASPRLILADEPTGNLHSSQGAEIMELFTRLNQQGTTIIQVTHSETNAAYGNRIINLKDGWIV; encoded by the coding sequence ATGGCCTCTCTCAAATCACTGTTCGGCGGCGCTCGACACGAAATCCCGGCTGCATCCGAGATGCAGCCGGACGCGCCCGCCGCGGATCTGATGCTCATCTCCACACGCAACATCGACAAGTCCTATCCCGTCGGGAACGGACAGGTGTTCGTGCTCAGGCGCGTGAGCATCGACGTCAAACCCGGCGAGTTCGTGTCCATCATGGGGCCGTCGGGCGCGGGCAAGTCCACGATCCTGAGCGTCGTCGGTATGCTCGACAGCGCGTGGACCGGCGAATTCTGGTTCTTGGGCCACCCGGTGCACACCTACACGATCAAGGAGCGCGTCGCGCTCAACAAGCAGTACATCGGCTTCGTGTTCCAACAGTACCACCTCATCGACGACCTCACCGTCGCCGAGAACCTCGACATTCCGTTGTCGTACCGGAACATCAAGAAGAGCGAGCGCGAAGCGATGGTCGCCGACACGCTCGACCGCTTCCAGATCGTCGGCAAGAAGGACTTGTATCCGCGCCAGCTCTCGGGCGGGCAACAGCAGCTCGTCGCCGTGGCGCGAGCCGTGATCGCGAGTCCTCGCCTTATTCTGGCGGACGAGCCCACCGGCAACCTGCACTCGAGCCAGGGCGCCGAGATCATGGAGCTGTTCACGCGGCTCAACCAACAGGGCACCACGATCATCCAGGTGACGCACTCGGAGACAAACGCGGCCTACGGCAACCGCATCATCAATCTCAAGGACGGCTGGATCGTTTGA
- a CDS encoding glycerophosphodiester phosphodiesterase family protein has protein sequence MTATAAVLLDAGAHPVIAHRGASAFAPENTLVGFERAAAFGAEALELDVHVTADDQPVVIHDPTLDRTTDRRGVVRLMPYAAFRDADAGARFTTDRGATFPFHGLGVRVPLLAEVLGMFAETPVIVEIKAVAAAHAVKRVITESGAISRCVVASFDERALAPFDAPPWIRSASRAETLSLLSRAFVGRAARPSRYRALTIPTRFNGIPIPMRMLAAAARRIGCPTHVWVIDNPEIATSLWELGVAGVITNRPGAMLAARDAGGAD, from the coding sequence GTGACCGCGACGGCTGCCGTGCTCCTCGACGCCGGGGCGCACCCGGTGATCGCGCATCGCGGCGCGTCGGCGTTCGCCCCCGAGAACACGTTGGTCGGGTTCGAGCGCGCGGCCGCGTTCGGCGCCGAAGCGCTCGAGCTCGACGTGCACGTCACCGCCGACGATCAGCCGGTCGTCATCCACGACCCGACGCTCGACCGAACCACCGACCGCCGCGGCGTGGTGAGACTGATGCCGTACGCGGCGTTTCGCGACGCCGATGCCGGCGCTCGGTTCACCACCGATCGCGGCGCGACGTTTCCGTTTCACGGACTCGGCGTGCGCGTGCCGCTCCTGGCCGAAGTGTTAGGCATGTTCGCGGAGACGCCGGTCATCGTCGAGATCAAGGCGGTCGCGGCAGCCCACGCGGTGAAGCGCGTGATCACCGAGTCGGGCGCGATATCCCGCTGCGTCGTGGCGTCGTTCGACGAGCGCGCGCTGGCGCCGTTCGATGCGCCGCCGTGGATTCGCAGCGCCTCGCGGGCCGAGACGCTGTCGCTCCTGAGTCGCGCCTTCGTGGGACGGGCCGCGCGTCCGTCACGGTATCGCGCGCTCACGATTCCGACGCGATTCAACGGCATCCCGATCCCAATGCGGATGCTGGCCGCGGCCGCGCGCCGCATCGGCTGTCCGACGCACGTGTGGGTGATCGACAATCCCGAGATTGCGACGTCGTTGTGGGAGCTGGGCGTGGCGGGGGTGATCACAAACCGGCCGGGCGCCATGCTCGCCGCCCGCGACGCGGGCGGCGCCGACTGA
- a CDS encoding ABC transporter permease, with protein sequence MSDLVFALRSLRRTPGFTAAAILCLALGIGATSTVFGIVDSLFFRPPAGVGEPSGIVRPYIDERAKYTMLINSPAVSYLTYQAWRDGAKSLSGVAAFSSLGLSAGLGSAARHVDGYLVSGNFFSVLRVQPALGRLFAAEDDAGPGSPPTAVISHAYWQRAYGGDPQVIGKQIVLDGHQYTIIGVAPTDFHGVDADNADVWITVSHSSLVGYPSMYLTSNNAFWLSIVARLKPGVTREAARSEMESIYRHAGLSGAGKQSAPSYLRLTLGPILAARGPSTSDSARIARWLALAAGLVLAIACANTANLLLARATVRRKEIAVRLSLGATGARLTRQLLVESIALALLGAGAGLVLAFWGSDLVPAVGLPPLSFFAQGRVLVFTSAAAIGCGLVFGLVPAWAATRADVAGALKEGAREGIDRRSRLRTSLMIVQIALAVVLLTGAGMFVHSLRNIESVDLGMDAQHLLAVSVDLSVVGYKDSASARFDELARQRLETLPGIRSASMTTTVPVTGVLMVNDFRVPDAATPTHSMSDATDLMNAMTGPDAALSWNGGPHYFATIGTPLIAGRDFTVADMESNAHVVIVNQAFAKRMWPGKTALGHCVDMQDEAGKWVCYSVVGVAANAKYSSIVETQRQSFWTPVTARNGSMNILVRTTGDPAAAVTNVRRALSALAPGLPYIEVKSFTEIQRPQLQPRLLGASMFSVFGLLALVLAAIGLYGLMSYLVGQRTRELGLRMALGAQRRSVLAMVLRRALVLTLGGLAIGLVGALASARLITHLLYQVGAADPSSIVAVVLVLVGTAIVAAWLPAYRASHVDPMVALRAE encoded by the coding sequence ATGTCCGATCTCGTGTTCGCGCTTCGCTCCCTCCGCCGGACGCCGGGCTTCACCGCCGCCGCCATCCTCTGCCTGGCGTTAGGCATCGGCGCCACCAGCACCGTCTTCGGCATCGTCGACTCGCTGTTTTTTCGGCCGCCGGCCGGCGTCGGCGAACCCTCCGGCATCGTCCGGCCGTACATCGACGAGCGCGCCAAGTACACGATGCTCATCAACTCCCCGGCCGTCTCGTATCTCACCTATCAGGCATGGCGCGACGGCGCGAAATCGCTGTCCGGCGTCGCCGCGTTTTCCTCGTTAGGCCTGAGCGCCGGCCTCGGCAGCGCGGCGCGGCACGTGGACGGCTACCTCGTGTCCGGGAACTTCTTCTCGGTCCTCCGCGTCCAGCCTGCGCTCGGCCGCCTCTTCGCGGCCGAAGATGACGCCGGTCCCGGCAGCCCCCCGACCGCCGTCATCAGCCATGCGTACTGGCAGCGGGCGTACGGCGGCGATCCACAGGTGATCGGCAAACAGATCGTGCTCGACGGGCACCAGTACACGATCATCGGCGTCGCGCCCACCGACTTCCATGGCGTGGATGCCGACAACGCGGACGTATGGATCACGGTCTCGCACTCGTCGCTGGTCGGCTATCCGAGCATGTACCTGACGTCGAACAATGCGTTCTGGCTGTCGATCGTCGCGCGGCTCAAGCCAGGCGTGACCCGCGAAGCGGCCCGTTCGGAGATGGAATCGATCTACCGACACGCCGGCCTCTCCGGCGCCGGCAAGCAATCCGCGCCGTCGTATCTTCGCCTGACCCTCGGACCGATTCTCGCGGCCCGCGGCCCGAGCACCTCCGACAGCGCACGCATTGCGCGCTGGCTGGCGCTCGCGGCCGGGCTCGTGCTCGCCATCGCCTGCGCCAACACCGCGAACCTCCTCCTGGCCCGCGCTACCGTTAGGCGCAAGGAAATCGCGGTGCGGCTGTCCCTCGGCGCCACCGGCGCGCGCTTGACCCGCCAACTGCTCGTCGAGAGCATCGCCCTCGCCCTGTTAGGCGCAGGCGCCGGGCTGGTGCTCGCCTTCTGGGGCTCGGACCTCGTGCCCGCCGTCGGACTCCCACCGCTCAGCTTCTTCGCCCAGGGACGCGTGCTGGTGTTCACCTCCGCCGCGGCCATCGGCTGCGGCCTGGTGTTCGGCCTCGTGCCTGCGTGGGCGGCCACCCGCGCCGACGTGGCCGGCGCGCTCAAGGAAGGCGCGCGCGAAGGCATCGACCGGCGCTCCCGCCTCCGTACCAGCCTCATGATCGTGCAGATCGCGCTGGCCGTGGTCCTCCTCACCGGCGCCGGCATGTTCGTGCACAGCCTCCGAAACATCGAATCCGTCGACCTCGGCATGGACGCGCAGCATCTGCTCGCCGTGTCGGTCGACCTCTCCGTGGTCGGGTACAAGGACAGCGCCAGCGCGCGGTTCGATGAGCTCGCGCGCCAACGACTCGAGACGTTACCCGGCATCCGAAGCGCATCGATGACCACCACGGTGCCCGTGACCGGCGTGCTCATGGTCAATGATTTTCGGGTGCCTGATGCCGCCACACCGACGCATTCGATGTCCGACGCGACCGATCTCATGAATGCGATGACCGGACCCGACGCCGCCCTGAGTTGGAACGGAGGCCCGCACTACTTCGCGACGATCGGAACGCCGCTCATCGCCGGTCGCGATTTCACCGTCGCCGACATGGAGTCGAACGCCCACGTCGTGATCGTGAATCAGGCGTTCGCCAAGCGGATGTGGCCCGGCAAGACCGCGTTAGGCCACTGCGTCGACATGCAGGATGAGGCCGGCAAGTGGGTGTGCTACAGCGTCGTCGGCGTCGCCGCCAACGCCAAGTACTCCAGCATCGTCGAGACGCAGCGCCAGTCGTTCTGGACGCCCGTCACGGCGCGCAACGGATCGATGAACATTCTCGTCCGCACGACAGGCGATCCGGCGGCAGCCGTCACCAACGTGCGACGCGCACTGTCGGCGCTCGCGCCGGGCCTGCCGTACATCGAGGTCAAGTCGTTCACCGAGATCCAGCGCCCGCAGCTGCAACCCCGGCTCCTCGGCGCGTCCATGTTCAGCGTGTTCGGATTGCTCGCTCTCGTCCTTGCCGCGATCGGGCTCTACGGCCTCATGTCCTATCTGGTGGGCCAGCGCACGCGCGAGCTCGGCCTCCGCATGGCCCTGGGCGCCCAGCGGCGCAGCGTGCTCGCCATGGTGCTCCGCCGCGCACTCGTCCTCACGTTAGGCGGGCTCGCCATCGGGCTCGTCGGCGCGCTCGCGTCCGCCCGTCTCATCACGCATCTGCTCTATCAGGTGGGCGCCGCCGATCCATCCAGCATCGTGGCCGTCGTCCTCGTCCTCGTTGGCACGGCGATCGTTGCGGCCTGGCTCCCGGCGTATCGCGCCTCTCACGTCGACCCCATGGTGGCGTTGCGAGCCGAATGA
- a CDS encoding ABC transporter ATP-binding protein, with product MDSVSPTPVPASSPGGSYTSATADGKALIRLDSIAKIFYTEEVETHALASVHLEVPAGEYLAIAGPSGCGKTTLLSILGLLDTPTQGEYLLDGQPVAGLTASQRARVRNRQIGFIFQAFNLIGDLTVYENVELPLTYRGMDSTERRKRVLEALEKVGMSHRVKHYPSQLSGGQQQRVAVARAVAGDPLILLADEPTGNLDSTNGEAVMELLRDLHRQGATIIMVTHDPRYAAHADRSIHLFDGRVVEDEKGPKEQADEAQLRESGF from the coding sequence ATGGACTCCGTCTCGCCAACTCCCGTTCCCGCCTCCTCCCCGGGTGGTTCCTACACATCAGCCACTGCGGATGGCAAGGCGCTGATCCGGCTCGACTCCATCGCCAAGATTTTCTACACGGAGGAGGTCGAGACGCACGCGTTGGCGAGCGTGCATCTCGAGGTGCCGGCAGGTGAGTATCTCGCCATCGCCGGGCCGTCGGGCTGCGGCAAGACGACGCTGCTGTCGATCCTCGGGCTGCTCGACACGCCGACGCAGGGTGAGTACCTGCTCGACGGGCAGCCGGTCGCGGGCCTAACGGCGAGCCAGCGCGCGCGCGTTCGGAACCGCCAGATCGGGTTCATCTTCCAAGCGTTCAACCTGATCGGCGACCTCACGGTCTACGAGAACGTGGAGCTGCCGCTCACGTATCGCGGCATGGATTCCACCGAGCGTCGCAAGCGCGTGCTCGAAGCGCTCGAGAAAGTGGGCATGTCCCACCGCGTGAAGCATTATCCCTCGCAGCTCTCCGGCGGTCAGCAGCAGCGCGTGGCAGTCGCGCGCGCCGTCGCCGGCGATCCGTTGATCCTCCTTGCCGACGAGCCCACGGGAAACCTGGACTCGACGAACGGCGAGGCGGTCATGGAGCTCCTGCGCGACCTGCACCGTCAGGGCGCGACGATCATCATGGTGACGCACGATCCGCGGTACGCGGCGCATGCCGACCGCTCGATCCATCTGTTCGACGGCCGTGTGGTGGAAGACGAGAAAGGCCCGAAGGAACAGGCGGACGAAGCGCAGCTGCGCGAAAGCGGATTCTGA
- a CDS encoding ATP-binding protein codes for MASERPPHATSLTTHSGPAQPSAFERRILLLALLAGTPGGVVALALLWTGDYSDRLRWTLTIIVVGAWLGVALALRERVVRPLQTISNMLAALREGDFSIRARGAREDDALGLALLEVNTLGETLRSQRLGALEATALLRTVMAEIDVAIFAFDEHRALRLVNGGGVRLLDQPAERLLGRTSAALGLAECLRGEAERTVDLDFPGGRGKWQLRRGSFRQDGLPHQLVVLSDLSRALREEERQAWQRLIRVLGHEINNSLAPIKSIAASLRDLLSRPTLPGDWRDDLGDGLAVIAGRSESLSRFMAAYALLARLPNPQPRPVDVEQWVRRVAHLETRLHVQIATGPPITISADGDQLDQLLINLVRNAADASLETHGGVTVGWTRNGATLEVWVRDDGLGVSDTANLFVPFFTTKPNGSGIGLALSRQIAEAHGGALTLENRRDAHGCEARLRLPL; via the coding sequence ATGGCCTCTGAGCGCCCGCCACACGCCACCAGCCTAACGACGCATTCGGGTCCGGCGCAGCCGTCGGCATTCGAGCGACGGATTCTCCTCCTTGCGCTGCTCGCCGGAACACCTGGCGGGGTCGTCGCCCTGGCGCTGCTCTGGACCGGCGACTACTCGGACCGGCTGCGCTGGACGCTCACCATCATCGTCGTCGGCGCCTGGCTCGGCGTAGCGCTCGCGCTGCGGGAGCGAGTGGTGCGTCCGTTGCAGACGATTTCAAACATGCTCGCCGCCTTGCGTGAGGGCGACTTCTCGATTCGCGCGCGCGGTGCGCGCGAGGACGACGCCCTTGGTCTCGCGCTTCTCGAGGTCAACACCCTCGGCGAGACGCTGCGCTCGCAGCGCCTCGGTGCACTCGAGGCGACGGCGCTCTTGCGCACGGTGATGGCGGAGATCGACGTCGCCATCTTCGCGTTCGACGAGCATCGCGCGCTGCGCCTGGTGAACGGCGGCGGTGTGCGCCTGCTCGACCAGCCGGCCGAGCGATTGCTGGGGCGCACGTCGGCTGCGTTAGGCCTGGCCGAATGCCTGCGCGGCGAGGCCGAGCGCACGGTGGACCTCGACTTCCCCGGCGGTCGCGGCAAGTGGCAGCTCCGGCGCGGCAGTTTTCGTCAGGACGGGCTTCCGCACCAGCTGGTCGTGCTGTCGGACCTGAGCCGCGCGCTGCGAGAAGAAGAGCGGCAAGCGTGGCAGCGCCTCATTCGCGTGCTGGGACACGAGATCAACAACTCGCTGGCGCCGATCAAGTCGATCGCCGCGAGTTTGCGCGACCTGTTGTCGCGCCCAACGCTGCCCGGCGACTGGCGCGACGATCTGGGCGACGGCCTGGCCGTGATCGCGGGCCGGAGCGAATCGCTCAGCCGGTTCATGGCCGCGTACGCCTTGCTCGCGCGACTGCCGAATCCGCAACCACGGCCGGTGGACGTGGAACAATGGGTGCGGCGCGTCGCGCATCTGGAGACGCGCCTCCACGTGCAGATCGCCACCGGTCCCCCGATCACGATTTCGGCCGACGGCGATCAGTTGGACCAGCTGCTCATCAATCTCGTGCGCAATGCGGCTGACGCATCGCTCGAGACGCACGGCGGGGTGACGGTCGGCTGGACGCGCAACGGCGCGACGCTGGAGGTCTGGGTGCGCGACGACGGGCTCGGCGTGTCGGACACGGCCAACCTGTTCGTGCCGTTTTTCACCACCAAGCCTAACGGATCGGGCATCGGGCTGGCGCTGAGCCGGCAGATCGCCGAAGCGCACGGCGGCGCGCTGACACTCGAGAACCGCCGCGACGCGCACGGATGCGAGGCGCGTCTCAGGCTTCCGTTGTGA
- a CDS encoding Yip1 family protein, with protein sequence MGLNDRAKKLITQPRQEWSVIDAEPATVGGLYTGYVIPLSLARIIAFVIGAVLFGGSVGLIGRVGYPIGWLIRFACGTFITDLVAVYVFALIIDALAPTFGGTKGSMQALKVSAYSLTAVWVFGILAIIPVIGWIGALIGLIYSIYLLYLGLPILMKAPADKAAGYTVVAIIAGIVVFLVIGWVLAMLGLGGMAMMR encoded by the coding sequence ATGGGCCTGAACGACAGGGCGAAAAAACTGATCACGCAGCCGAGGCAGGAATGGTCGGTGATCGACGCTGAACCAGCCACCGTGGGCGGGCTGTACACCGGATACGTCATTCCGCTGTCGCTCGCGCGTATCATCGCGTTTGTCATCGGCGCCGTACTCTTTGGCGGAAGCGTGGGCTTAATCGGCAGAGTGGGCTACCCGATAGGTTGGCTGATCCGCTTTGCGTGCGGGACCTTCATCACGGACCTGGTCGCCGTCTACGTGTTCGCGTTGATCATCGACGCCCTGGCGCCGACGTTCGGCGGCACGAAGGGCAGCATGCAGGCGCTGAAGGTCTCCGCGTATTCGCTCACCGCGGTCTGGGTGTTCGGAATTCTCGCGATCATACCGGTCATCGGCTGGATCGGCGCGCTGATCGGCTTGATCTATTCGATCTATCTGCTCTATCTCGGATTACCCATTCTGATGAAGGCGCCGGCCGACAAAGCAGCTGGATACACGGTCGTCGCGATCATCGCCGGCATCGTGGTGTTCCTGGTGATTGGCTGGGTGCTCGCGATGCTCGGTCTCGGCGGCATGGCAATGATGCGCTGA
- a CDS encoding sigma-54 dependent transcriptional regulator, with translation MSSLTAPEIPLRILIADDQPDVLEALRLMLKGEGFQIETARSVGSVAAAVEERDFDAVIMDLNYTRDTTSGREGLDLLPRLRELDRTLPIIVMTAWGSVDGAVEAMRQGAWDYIEKPWDNARLMATLRSQLELGKAIRRTMRLEGENALLRKDGVPNLIAASPRMRPVLQLMERIGPSDANVLVTGEHGTGKEMVARWLHAVSPRSGHTFVAVNMGGLSEGVFESELFGHVKGAFTDAKTDRVGRFELADRGTLFLDEIANISLALQAKLLRVLQTGEVERVGSSRPHAVNARIVSATNVDLHAETGAGRFREDLLFRLNTIEIHLPPVRERREDIPALAIHFLKRHASRYQKTLGGFDAAAMQALLDHSWPGNIRELDHAIERAVLLAQGDTVRAADLALRPGAQGAASRYEELTLEEAERVLIQKALTRYDGNVSQAAKALGLSRSALYRRLSTHGL, from the coding sequence GTGAGTTCACTCACCGCACCCGAGATTCCGCTCCGCATTCTCATCGCCGACGACCAGCCGGACGTGCTCGAGGCGTTGCGGCTGATGCTCAAGGGCGAGGGATTCCAAATCGAGACCGCGCGCTCGGTCGGCAGCGTCGCCGCGGCCGTCGAAGAACGCGATTTCGACGCCGTGATCATGGACCTCAATTACACCCGCGACACCACGTCGGGCCGCGAGGGCCTCGACCTCCTGCCGCGCCTCCGCGAGCTCGACCGCACGCTGCCCATCATCGTCATGACGGCCTGGGGCAGCGTCGACGGCGCCGTCGAGGCGATGCGCCAGGGCGCGTGGGACTACATCGAAAAACCGTGGGACAACGCGCGTCTCATGGCGACGCTGCGCTCGCAGCTCGAGTTAGGCAAAGCCATTCGCCGCACCATGCGCCTCGAGGGCGAGAACGCGCTGCTCCGCAAGGACGGCGTGCCCAACCTCATCGCGGCGTCGCCGCGCATGCGTCCGGTGCTGCAGCTCATGGAGCGCATCGGGCCGTCCGATGCCAACGTGCTCGTCACCGGCGAGCACGGCACCGGCAAAGAGATGGTCGCGCGGTGGCTGCACGCGGTGTCGCCGCGATCGGGACACACGTTCGTGGCCGTCAACATGGGCGGCCTGTCCGAGGGCGTGTTCGAGAGCGAGCTCTTCGGCCACGTGAAAGGCGCCTTCACCGACGCGAAAACCGACCGCGTGGGCCGCTTCGAGCTCGCCGATCGGGGCACGCTGTTTCTCGATGAGATCGCCAACATTTCGCTGGCCTTGCAGGCGAAGCTGCTCCGCGTGCTGCAAACCGGCGAGGTGGAGCGCGTCGGCTCGTCGCGCCCGCACGCCGTCAACGCGCGCATCGTGTCGGCGACCAACGTCGACCTCCACGCCGAAACCGGCGCCGGCCGCTTTCGCGAGGACTTGTTGTTCCGCCTGAACACGATCGAAATCCACCTGCCGCCGGTCCGCGAGCGGCGCGAGGACATCCCTGCCCTCGCCATCCACTTCCTCAAGCGACACGCCTCGCGCTATCAGAAAACGCTCGGCGGCTTCGACGCGGCGGCGATGCAGGCGCTGCTGGATCATTCGTGGCCCGGCAACATCCGCGAGCTCGACCATGCGATCGAGCGCGCCGTGCTCCTGGCCCAGGGTGACACCGTTCGCGCCGCCGACCTCGCGCTGCGTCCGGGCGCGCAGGGTGCGGCGTCGCGGTACGAGGAGTTGACGCTCGAGGAAGCGGAGCGCGTGCTCATCCAGAAGGCGCTCACCCGCTACGACGGAAACGTGAGCCAGGCGGCCAAAGCGCTGGGACTGAGCCGGAGCGCGCTCTATCGCCGGCTCTCAACGCATGGCCTCTGA